A portion of the Perognathus longimembris pacificus isolate PPM17 chromosome 20, ASM2315922v1, whole genome shotgun sequence genome contains these proteins:
- the Fbl gene encoding rRNA 2'-O-methyltransferase fibrillarin — protein MKPGFSPRGGGRGGFGDRGGRGGGRGGFGGGRGGFGGGRGGFGGGRGRGGGFRGRGGGGGGRGGGFQGGGNRGRGRGGKKGNQSGKNVMVEPHRHEGVFICRGKEDALVTKNLVPGESVYGEKRVSIAEGDDKIEYRAWNPFRSKLAAAILGGVDQIHIKPGAKVLYLGAASGTTVSHVSDIVGPDGLVYAVEFSHRSGRDLINLAKKRTNIIPVIEDARHPHKYRMLIAMVDVIFADVAQPDQTRIVALNAHTFLRNGGHFVISIKANCIDSTASAEAVFASEVKKMQQENMKPQEQLTLEPYERDHAVVVGVYRPPPKVKN, from the exons GCTTCAGCCCACGTGGGGGAGGCCGAGGAGGCTTTGGTGACAGAGGTGGTCGAGGCGGAGGCCGCGGGGGCTTTGGTGGAGGCCGTGGAGGATTCGGTGGAGGCCGCGGGGGCTTTGGTGGCGGCCGAGGTCGAGGTGGTGGCTTCCGGGGCCGAGGTGGCGGCGGTGGAGGAAGAG GTGGAGGCTTCCAGGGTGGGGGCAACCGGGGTCGTGGccggggaggaaagaaaggaaaccagTCTGGGAAGAATGTGATGGTGGAGCCCCATCGGCACGAGG GTGTCTTCATTTGCCGTGGGAAGGAGGATGCCCTCGTCACCAAAAATCTGGTCCCTGGAGAATCAGTTTATGGAGAGAAGAGAGTCTCCATTGCG GAGGGAGATGACAAAATTGAGTACCGAGCCTGGAACCCCTTCCGCTCCAAGCTGGCAGCAGCGATCCTGGGTGGCGTGGACCAGATCCATATCAAGCCTGGAGCCAAGGTGCTCTACCTAGGGGCCGCCTCCGGCACCACTGTCTCCCACGTCTCTGACATCGTAGGCCCG GATGGTCTGGTCTACGCAGTTGAGTTCTCCCACCGCTCTGGCCGGGACCTCATTAACTTGGCCAAAAAGAGGACCAATATCATTCCTGTGATTGAGGATGCCCGGCACCCACACAAATACCGCATGCTCATCG CAATGGTAGATGTGATCTTTGCCGATGTGGCCCAGCCAGACCAAACCCGGATTGTGGCCTTGAATGCCCACACCTTCCTGCGGAATGGAGGACACTTTGTGATTTCCATTAAG GCCAACTGCATCGACTCCACCGCCTCTGCGGAGGCCGTGTTCGCCTCAGAGGTGAAGAAGATGCAGCAGGAGAACAtgaagccccaggagcagctgaCCCTAGAGCCCTACGAGCGGGACCACGCGGTGGTCGTGGGTGTGTACAG GCCACCACCCAAGGTGAAGAACTGA